In Halanaeroarchaeum sp. HSR-CO, one DNA window encodes the following:
- a CDS encoding 60S ribosomal export protein NMD3, whose product MTAETGTFCPRCGDPVVPRESGETRRERMLCDACYLEDFSLVDAPERVQVNVCARCGAVHRGNRWVDVGAQDYTDVAVEAVTEALGVHVAAEDVEWQVRPEQVDPTTIRMHATFTGTVRDDPVTESVTVPVTIAKGTCTRCGRISGDYYASVVQVRATDRTPTAEETSRAVDIANDVVAEMEATGDRNAFITEISEMADGLDMKLSTNKIGKKVSRKLVTEFGGRVDDSETLVTEDEDGNEVYRVTYAVRLPRYQPGDVVALDDEAGPVLVRSVHGNLKGVRVTTGAPYEASYEDGDAPAGRVVGTRADAEETTLVAVEDENAVQILDPETYESKTVARPDYLDADAETVLALKSRAGLHVLPEA is encoded by the coding sequence ATGACAGCCGAGACCGGCACGTTCTGTCCGCGCTGTGGCGATCCCGTGGTTCCACGCGAGTCAGGGGAGACCCGCCGGGAGCGGATGCTCTGTGATGCGTGCTATCTCGAGGATTTCTCGCTGGTCGACGCGCCGGAACGGGTCCAGGTGAACGTCTGTGCCCGGTGCGGTGCGGTCCACCGCGGCAATCGGTGGGTCGATGTCGGCGCCCAGGACTACACCGACGTCGCCGTCGAGGCGGTCACCGAGGCCCTCGGCGTCCACGTCGCGGCCGAGGACGTCGAGTGGCAGGTCAGGCCCGAACAGGTCGACCCGACGACCATCCGGATGCACGCGACGTTCACCGGCACCGTTCGCGACGATCCCGTCACCGAGTCGGTTACCGTCCCGGTCACCATCGCGAAAGGAACCTGCACCCGGTGTGGGCGTATCTCGGGCGATTACTACGCATCGGTGGTCCAGGTGCGGGCGACCGACAGGACGCCGACGGCCGAGGAGACGTCGCGCGCCGTCGATATCGCCAACGACGTCGTCGCCGAGATGGAGGCCACCGGCGACCGTAACGCCTTCATCACCGAGATATCGGAGATGGCGGACGGGCTCGACATGAAGCTCTCGACCAACAAGATCGGGAAGAAGGTCTCGCGGAAACTCGTCACCGAGTTCGGGGGTCGCGTCGACGATTCCGAGACGCTGGTCACCGAGGACGAGGACGGTAACGAGGTCTATCGCGTCACGTACGCGGTTCGACTGCCCCGGTACCAGCCCGGCGACGTCGTGGCACTCGACGACGAGGCGGGCCCGGTCCTCGTCCGAAGCGTCCACGGCAACCTCAAAGGCGTCAGGGTCACGACCGGTGCGCCCTACGAAGCCAGCTACGAGGACGGGGACGCCCCGGCCGGTCGGGTCGTCGGCACCCGCGCCGACGCCGAGGAGACGACCCTCGTCGCGGTCGAGGACGAGAACGCCGTCCAGATCCTGGACCCCGAGACCTACGAGTCGAAGACGGTCGCCCGCCCCGACTACCTGGACGCCGACGCCGAGACCGTTCTGGCGCTGAAGAGCCGTGCCGGTCTGCACGTCCTCCCGGAGGCCTGA
- the radA gene encoding DNA repair and recombination protein RadA, translating into MPADANLEELPGVGPATAEKLHEAGFDSYQSLAVASPGELSNTADVGESTAADIVQAARKAADIGGFETGTDVLERREQIGKLTWGVPEVDELLGGGVETQSITEVYGEFGAGKSQVTHQLAVTVQLPREYGGLEGSAIFVDSEDTFRPERIDDMVKGLSEEALEATKADREIEGSLDDEDVMDELVQDFLDHIHVAKAFNSNHQILLAEKAKEVASEHEDTDWPVRMLAVDSLTAHFRAEYVGRGELADRQQKLNKHLHDLLRMGDLYNTAVVVTNQVQSNPDAFFGDPTKPIGGNILGHTSTFRIYLRKSKGDKRIVRLVDAPNLADGEAVMRVEDRGLKPE; encoded by the coding sequence ATGCCAGCAGACGCGAACCTCGAGGAGCTGCCGGGCGTGGGACCGGCCACGGCAGAGAAGTTGCACGAAGCGGGATTCGACTCCTATCAGAGTCTGGCGGTCGCCTCTCCCGGCGAACTGTCCAACACGGCCGACGTCGGCGAATCGACCGCGGCCGACATCGTCCAGGCCGCCCGGAAGGCGGCGGACATCGGCGGCTTCGAGACCGGCACCGACGTACTCGAGCGGCGCGAACAGATCGGGAAGCTCACCTGGGGCGTCCCGGAGGTCGACGAACTGCTCGGCGGCGGCGTCGAGACGCAGTCGATCACCGAGGTCTACGGCGAGTTCGGGGCCGGCAAGTCCCAGGTCACCCACCAGCTGGCCGTCACCGTCCAGCTCCCCAGGGAGTACGGCGGCCTGGAAGGCAGCGCCATCTTCGTCGACAGCGAGGACACCTTCCGACCGGAACGGATCGACGACATGGTGAAGGGGCTCTCCGAAGAGGCCCTCGAGGCGACGAAGGCGGACCGTGAGATAGAGGGCTCGCTCGACGACGAGGACGTCATGGACGAACTGGTCCAGGACTTCCTCGACCACATCCACGTGGCGAAGGCGTTCAACTCCAACCACCAGATCCTGCTCGCGGAGAAGGCAAAGGAGGTCGCGAGCGAACACGAGGATACCGACTGGCCGGTCCGGATGCTGGCAGTGGACTCGCTGACAGCTCACTTCCGGGCGGAGTACGTGGGCCGCGGCGAACTCGCCGACCGCCAACAGAAGCTCAACAAACACCTCCACGACCTGTTGCGGATGGGCGACCTCTACAACACGGCCGTCGTCGTCACCAACCAGGTGCAGTCCAACCCGGACGCGTTCTTCGGCGACCCCACGAAACCGATCGGTGGGAATATTTTGGGCCACACCTCGACGTTCCGTATCTACCTCCGCAAGTCCAAGGGCGACAAACGGATCGTTCGGCTGGTCGACGCGCCCAACCTCGCGGACGGTGAAGCCGTCATGCGCGTCGAAGACCGTGGGCTGAAGCCAGAGTAG
- a CDS encoding DsrE/DsrF/DrsH-like family protein: protein MTGYAIVLASEEIERVQAVSMIASVAAMSDTPVEVFVTMNGLNPFEKAAVENMDFEGGRVAQAMMEAEDVEVPLFTEQLEQARQIGPLNVYACELAMDLLDTDLDDYVDDVFDDVLGVSGFLNRAKDKQIIFV, encoded by the coding sequence ATGACTGGCTACGCAATCGTACTTGCATCCGAGGAGATAGAACGCGTCCAGGCGGTCAGCATGATCGCCTCGGTCGCGGCGATGTCGGACACCCCCGTCGAGGTCTTCGTCACGATGAACGGCCTCAACCCCTTCGAGAAGGCGGCCGTCGAGAACATGGACTTCGAGGGCGGTCGCGTCGCCCAGGCGATGATGGAAGCCGAGGACGTCGAGGTCCCCCTGTTCACCGAACAGCTCGAACAGGCCCGCCAGATCGGCCCGCTCAACGTCTACGCCTGCGAACTGGCCATGGACCTGCTGGACACGGACCTCGACGACTACGTCGACGACGTCTTCGACGACGTCCTGGGCGTCTCCGGGTTCCTGAACCGCGCGAAGGACAAGCAGATCATCTTCGTCTAA
- the htpX gene encoding zinc metalloprotease HtpX, whose protein sequence is MQWKTDWGLRLRMGVTMFLLFALYLVFAAFIVWYMGGGMAMFVLLMGSFSIAQWYFSDKLTLWSMGAKEVTEAEYPELHRSIRRLSQQADLPMPKVAVVDSKMPNAFATGRSKNHAAVAVTTGILQTLDREELEGVLAHELSHIKNRDMTVMTVASFLSTIAFIVVRWGWLFGGRNRQQGGAPVIVAILASLVVWIISFLLIRALSRYREYAADRGAAMITGKPSAMASALMKIDNRMDRVPERDLREQSEMNAFFIVPIDKGVIARLFRTHPTTEKRVERLRDLERELETA, encoded by the coding sequence ATGCAGTGGAAAACGGACTGGGGACTGCGCCTCCGGATGGGCGTAACGATGTTCCTCCTGTTCGCCCTCTACCTCGTCTTCGCCGCGTTCATCGTCTGGTACATGGGCGGCGGGATGGCGATGTTCGTGCTGTTGATGGGGAGTTTCTCCATCGCACAGTGGTACTTCAGTGATAAGTTGACGCTCTGGAGCATGGGCGCCAAAGAGGTGACCGAGGCGGAGTACCCGGAACTTCACCGGAGCATCCGACGCCTCTCCCAGCAGGCCGACCTCCCGATGCCCAAGGTCGCCGTCGTCGACTCCAAGATGCCCAACGCCTTCGCCACCGGCCGGTCGAAGAACCACGCGGCCGTCGCGGTGACGACGGGCATCCTGCAGACCCTCGACCGCGAGGAACTCGAGGGGGTCCTCGCCCACGAGCTCTCCCACATCAAGAACCGGGACATGACCGTGATGACCGTCGCGTCGTTCCTCTCGACCATCGCCTTCATCGTGGTCCGCTGGGGCTGGCTGTTCGGCGGCCGGAACCGCCAGCAGGGCGGCGCCCCGGTCATCGTGGCCATCCTGGCGTCGCTCGTCGTCTGGATCATCTCGTTCCTGCTCATCAGGGCGCTCTCGCGCTACCGCGAGTACGCCGCCGACAGGGGTGCCGCGATGATCACGGGGAAACCGTCCGCGATGGCGTCGGCGCTCATGAAAATCGACAATCGCATGGACCGGGTACCCGAGCGCGACCTGCGCGAGCAGTCGGAGATGAACGCCTTCTTCATCGTCCCCATCGACAAGGGCGTCATCGCCCGACTGTTCCGCACCCACCCGACCACCGAGAAGCGCGTCGAACGACTTCGCGACCTGGAACGCGAGCTCGAGACAGCCTGA
- a CDS encoding class I SAM-dependent methyltransferase family protein, translating to MATLAALVRKADAEATMDALRAEGVYDEDRRVREQDDEHLSVPILAPPSETSVVAVFEEDDPAFRRLGLDSRLRDRGFDDEAVERAPSSWAVIGDVILVSFGDCERREAVGEALLDLHGEADTVLARGGIAGETRHPDVEVVAGSGDTETVHYEHGTAYALDLSRVMFAPGNKAERAHMGEVVATDETVLDMFAGVGYFTLPMARAGARVTAVEKNPEAFRYLTENAALNEVQDRVELLLGDCRDVVETRVAAADPRFDRVVMGYYDAHAYLESALASVAPGGVVHMHEATPEAELWDRPIRRLREAAAAVDRDLEILDRRRVKSHSEGVWHVVVDARVPGSD from the coding sequence ATGGCCACGCTCGCCGCGCTGGTTCGCAAGGCCGACGCCGAAGCCACGATGGACGCACTCCGAGCGGAGGGCGTCTACGACGAGGATCGCCGGGTCCGCGAGCAGGACGACGAGCACCTCTCCGTTCCGATCCTCGCGCCCCCGAGTGAGACGTCGGTCGTGGCGGTCTTCGAGGAAGACGACCCCGCATTCCGCCGCCTCGGACTCGATTCCCGTCTTCGGGACCGCGGCTTCGACGACGAGGCGGTCGAGCGGGCGCCGAGTTCCTGGGCGGTCATCGGCGACGTGATCCTCGTCTCATTCGGGGACTGTGAACGGCGGGAGGCGGTGGGCGAGGCACTCCTCGACCTCCACGGCGAGGCCGACACCGTCCTCGCCAGGGGTGGCATCGCGGGCGAGACGCGTCACCCCGATGTCGAGGTCGTGGCCGGGTCCGGCGATACGGAGACGGTCCATTACGAGCACGGTACCGCTTACGCACTGGACCTCTCGCGGGTGATGTTCGCCCCAGGGAACAAGGCCGAACGCGCCCACATGGGCGAGGTGGTGGCCACCGACGAGACCGTCCTCGACATGTTCGCCGGCGTCGGCTACTTCACGCTCCCGATGGCCCGCGCCGGAGCACGGGTCACCGCGGTCGAGAAGAACCCCGAGGCGTTCCGCTACCTGACGGAGAACGCCGCGCTGAACGAGGTACAGGACCGCGTCGAACTCCTGCTCGGCGACTGCCGGGACGTGGTCGAAACCCGCGTCGCGGCCGCCGACCCACGATTCGATCGCGTCGTGATGGGATATTACGACGCGCACGCGTACCTCGAGAGTGCGCTCGCCTCGGTCGCTCCCGGGGGCGTCGTCCACATGCACGAGGCCACGCCCGAGGCGGAGCTCTGGGACCGCCCGATCCGCCGACTCCGCGAGGCGGCCGCGGCAGTCGACCGTGACCTCGAGATCCTCGACCGTCGTCGGGTCAAGTCCCATAGCGAGGGCGTCTGGCACGTGGTGGTCGACGCCCGCGTCCCTGGGTCAGATTGA
- the rmuC gene encoding DNA recombination protein RmuC, whose protein sequence is MPVGDYLIGGVLLALLAILLLLVQIRRAVQREEIGTDQLTTAMHTTLSEMGFAASVSRIEDRATELQSVHQNLERLLRVPRERGEFGEEQLEIILEDHLPPDMFGIRKRVVGNKTPDAHIETSEGVVCIDSKFSLDAYERAIEAENPQERATHERTFRDQVDEQLAKIAEDYVRPDQGTTDFAFAFVPSESVYYHLVTEEYDMLRAYTKRGVQVVSPLTLGHKLELIKAGVQARKLSAEAEEILEHLDRLDRRFEAFEDEWGTLERHISNAHGKAEDVDRELSRMRESFDRIEEPTVEE, encoded by the coding sequence ATGCCCGTCGGCGACTACCTCATCGGTGGAGTGCTGCTCGCGCTGCTCGCCATCCTCCTGTTGCTCGTCCAGATCCGGCGGGCGGTCCAGCGCGAGGAGATCGGGACCGACCAGTTGACGACGGCGATGCACACCACGCTCTCGGAGATGGGCTTCGCGGCGTCGGTCTCCCGCATCGAGGACCGCGCCACCGAACTCCAGAGCGTCCACCAGAACCTCGAACGCCTCCTGCGGGTCCCGCGGGAGCGCGGCGAGTTCGGCGAGGAGCAACTCGAGATCATCCTCGAAGACCACCTCCCGCCCGACATGTTCGGCATCCGCAAGCGGGTGGTGGGCAACAAGACGCCCGACGCCCACATCGAGACCAGCGAGGGGGTCGTCTGCATCGATTCGAAGTTCTCGCTGGACGCCTACGAACGAGCCATCGAGGCCGAAAATCCACAGGAACGGGCCACCCACGAACGGACCTTCCGCGACCAGGTCGACGAACAGCTGGCGAAGATCGCCGAGGACTACGTCAGGCCGGACCAGGGGACGACCGACTTCGCGTTCGCGTTCGTCCCGAGCGAGAGCGTCTACTACCACCTCGTGACCGAGGAGTACGACATGCTCCGGGCGTACACGAAACGCGGCGTCCAGGTCGTCTCGCCGCTCACCCTCGGGCACAAACTCGAACTCATCAAGGCCGGCGTGCAGGCCCGAAAGCTCTCGGCGGAGGCCGAGGAGATCCTCGAGCACCTCGATCGACTGGATCGCCGATTCGAGGCCTTCGAGGACGAGTGGGGGACACTCGAACGCCACATCTCGAACGCCCACGGCAAGGCCGAGGACGTCGACAGGGAACTCTCGCGGATGCGAGAGTCGTTCGATCGCATCGAAGAACCGACCGTCGAGGAGTAG
- a CDS encoding DUF1641 domain-containing protein, with protein sequence MTENQTDIDAEAESIENAMNALVELEQSGTLDDLTQAANTVSLASEAMDDEMVVSGVSAVTQAGELLDRAAGEPEAVRNLELLMCALGDAADDPSDPPEAVGMLGMLRKMNDPDVQRGLGFIFQLASEVGQKLEKRSDRYEG encoded by the coding sequence ATGACTGAGAACCAAACCGACATCGACGCGGAGGCCGAGTCCATCGAGAACGCGATGAACGCACTGGTCGAACTCGAACAAAGCGGCACCCTCGATGACCTCACGCAGGCCGCCAACACCGTCTCGCTCGCGTCCGAGGCGATGGACGACGAGATGGTGGTCTCGGGGGTCAGCGCGGTGACCCAGGCCGGCGAACTCCTGGATCGCGCGGCCGGTGAGCCCGAAGCGGTTCGCAATCTGGAGTTGCTCATGTGTGCGCTCGGCGACGCCGCCGACGACCCGAGCGACCCGCCCGAGGCCGTCGGCATGCTCGGGATGCTGCGCAAGATGAACGACCCCGACGTCCAGCGTGGACTCGGGTTCATCTTCCAGCTGGCGAGCGAAGTCGGCCAGAAGCTAGAAAAGCGGTCGGATCGTTACGAAGGGTAG
- a CDS encoding dehydratase, with amino-acid sequence MTRLADVSPGDSVTYSRTFTTEEVTQFAELSEDEGYHHLVADQSGTVMVHGLLTATLPTKFGGDIDYVARSMAFEFPRPVYTGETITCEVTVEDLTETDDRTELAASFVCTDEDDAVVLRGESEGVIFG; translated from the coding sequence ATGACACGATTGGCGGACGTCTCCCCGGGCGATTCGGTCACCTACAGTCGGACGTTCACGACCGAGGAGGTGACGCAGTTCGCCGAGCTCTCCGAGGACGAGGGCTATCATCACCTGGTCGCGGACCAGTCCGGCACCGTCATGGTCCACGGCTTGCTCACCGCGACGCTTCCCACGAAGTTCGGCGGCGATATCGACTACGTGGCCCGGTCGATGGCCTTCGAATTTCCCAGACCGGTCTACACGGGCGAGACGATAACCTGCGAGGTGACCGTCGAGGACCTCACGGAGACCGACGACCGGACAGAACTCGCGGCGTCGTTCGTCTGCACCGACGAAGACGACGCCGTCGTCCTTCGTGGCGAGAGCGAGGGCGTCATCTTCGGGTGA
- a CDS encoding iron-sulfur cluster assembly scaffold protein encodes MSMGSDMYRQQILDHYKNPRNYGSLEDPDFSHGGHNPSCGDQLEFDVALADDGETVEQVAFEGDGCAISQAAASLLSQQLPGMTLDEIEQLDRDDVFELLGVDISPMRVKCAVLAEKVVQDGTAIYRGERDDEETNLED; translated from the coding sequence ATGAGCATGGGTTCGGACATGTACCGACAGCAGATCCTGGACCACTACAAGAACCCGCGCAACTACGGCTCCCTCGAGGACCCCGACTTCTCCCACGGCGGCCACAATCCCTCGTGTGGGGACCAGTTGGAGTTCGACGTGGCACTCGCCGACGACGGGGAGACCGTCGAGCAGGTCGCCTTCGAGGGCGATGGCTGTGCCATCAGCCAGGCCGCCGCGAGCCTGCTCTCCCAGCAACTGCCGGGGATGACGCTCGACGAGATCGAACAACTGGACCGCGACGACGTCTTCGAACTCCTGGGCGTGGATATCAGCCCGATGCGGGTCAAATGCGCCGTTCTCGCCGAGAAGGTCGTGCAGGACGGCACCGCGATCTACCGGGGCGAGCGCGACGACGAGGAAACGAACCTCGAGGACTGA
- a CDS encoding PspA-associated protein PspAB, with amino-acid sequence MGVLDSIREALGLRASADATREADPDDLFQLSGASVTMEADLDFVPMSVAGIGFSEMGSTDFRDALRDVEAVLDGDGWASVHEDAHGYTWAVADREGFESLITDLYVAADTLDDRGYGDRLLAAVFGFEPTEGEGRVYWIYSFRRGSFYPFAPRAMRERDTALEVKLQSVLDGELDVEEDTGYWYPLWPDRNGGHPWE; translated from the coding sequence ATGGGTGTCCTCGACAGTATCCGCGAAGCGCTCGGCCTCCGGGCGTCGGCGGACGCGACACGCGAGGCCGACCCGGACGACCTCTTCCAGTTGAGCGGCGCCTCCGTCACCATGGAAGCGGACCTCGACTTCGTCCCGATGTCCGTGGCGGGCATCGGCTTCTCCGAGATGGGGTCGACGGACTTTCGCGACGCCCTGCGGGACGTCGAGGCCGTGCTCGACGGCGACGGCTGGGCCAGCGTCCACGAGGACGCTCACGGCTACACCTGGGCCGTCGCCGACCGGGAGGGCTTCGAGTCGCTCATCACCGACCTCTACGTGGCCGCGGACACCCTCGACGACCGGGGCTACGGCGACCGCCTGCTCGCCGCCGTCTTCGGCTTCGAACCGACCGAGGGCGAGGGGCGGGTGTACTGGATCTACTCGTTCCGTCGCGGCTCGTTCTACCCGTTCGCCCCGCGCGCGATGCGCGAGCGGGACACCGCCCTCGAGGTCAAACTCCAGTCGGTCCTCGACGGCGAACTCGACGTCGAAGAGGACACCGGCTACTGGTACCCGCTCTGGCCGGACCGAAACGGCGGCCATCCCTGGGAGTAG
- a CDS encoding NAD(P)/FAD-dependent oxidoreductase: MTDEIVIIGGGVGGTVTANRLVEKLEREVKAGDVNVTIVTDDPYHVYKPTFLYVPFGKKEAEDAKRPLADVVDRHVDLVFQRVTGIDTDAQSVSMRDGSAMDYDYLVVSTGAIPDPEGTPGLGSDGDGHHFYGPEAAEELREALAGLEEGRLVLSVIGTPHVCPAAPVEFAFMADSWLDKRGLRDDIEITYTYPINRLHGVRPVAEWMEPRFEDRGIDTRTFFNVDSVDSDEQVIETIEGKELDYDLLVGIPEFKPSPLIEDAGLGPDWMEVNKDTLESDHAENVFGIGDVTDLPTSKAGSVAHYASSVVVDRIASYVRGQTPTGHFEGDTVCFIEAGMDEGTHITFDYENEPVVRNETQFIHWAKLSYNEAYWLTARGLL, from the coding sequence ATGACGGATGAAATCGTCATCATCGGCGGTGGGGTCGGCGGTACCGTCACGGCCAACCGGCTCGTCGAAAAATTAGAGCGAGAGGTCAAGGCCGGGGACGTGAACGTTACGATCGTCACCGACGACCCGTATCACGTCTACAAACCGACGTTCCTCTACGTCCCCTTCGGCAAGAAGGAGGCCGAGGACGCGAAACGACCGCTGGCAGACGTCGTCGACCGACACGTCGACCTGGTCTTCCAGCGGGTTACCGGCATCGACACCGACGCCCAGTCAGTCTCGATGCGAGACGGCTCCGCGATGGACTACGACTACCTCGTGGTCAGTACCGGCGCGATTCCGGACCCGGAGGGCACGCCGGGGCTGGGTTCCGACGGGGACGGCCACCACTTCTACGGCCCGGAGGCCGCCGAGGAGCTCCGCGAAGCGCTCGCGGGCCTCGAAGAGGGACGACTGGTCCTCTCGGTCATCGGCACGCCGCACGTCTGTCCAGCCGCTCCCGTCGAGTTCGCGTTCATGGCCGACTCGTGGCTCGACAAGCGCGGGCTACGCGACGACATCGAGATCACCTACACCTACCCGATCAACCGCCTCCACGGGGTCCGACCGGTCGCCGAGTGGATGGAACCGCGCTTCGAGGATCGCGGTATCGACACGCGGACGTTCTTCAACGTCGATTCCGTCGACAGCGACGAACAGGTGATCGAGACGATCGAGGGCAAGGAACTGGACTACGACCTCCTGGTCGGCATCCCCGAGTTCAAGCCCTCGCCGCTGATCGAAGACGCGGGCCTGGGGCCAGACTGGATGGAGGTCAACAAGGACACCCTCGAGTCCGACCACGCCGAGAACGTCTTCGGCATCGGCGACGTCACCGACCTGCCGACGAGCAAGGCCGGGAGCGTCGCCCACTACGCGTCGAGCGTCGTCGTCGATCGCATCGCCTCGTACGTGCGGGGCCAGACGCCGACCGGGCACTTCGAAGGCGACACGGTCTGTTTCATCGAAGCAGGCATGGACGAGGGAACCCACATCACCTTCGACTACGAGAACGAGCCGGTCGTCCGCAACGAAACCCAGTTCATCCACTGGGCGAAACTGTCCTACAACGAAGCCTACTGGCTTACCGCCAGGGGGTTGCTCTGA
- a CDS encoding sulfurtransferase TusA family protein, with product MSEQIEADVTVDARGSACPGPLMDLIGKIKNVDAGTVVELLTGDEGSKNDVPEWVEEAGHELLDTVDEGEYYAIYVEKS from the coding sequence ATGAGTGAACAAATCGAAGCTGACGTGACCGTCGACGCCCGCGGATCCGCCTGCCCCGGCCCACTGATGGACCTCATCGGCAAGATCAAGAACGTCGACGCTGGAACCGTCGTGGAACTGCTCACCGGCGACGAGGGGTCGAAAAACGACGTCCCCGAGTGGGTCGAGGAAGCCGGCCACGAACTCCTCGACACCGTCGACGAGGGTGAGTATTATGCTATCTACGTCGAAAAGAGCTAA